A single region of the Paenibacillus sp. genome encodes:
- a CDS encoding tyrosinase family protein, with the protein MARIPNYPQSLLDEHAEWHSNMNMNVRPGDGLEFLRFHRNFLRKSLRWYSAQGLDASSVEPWSAVPAEIKMHPGWNSSLQEAENRIATNLSSFRSSDELGRFLLTSSLHDAVHVFGADVYGDPDFGQVPSAPRSTLFYNWHRLIDRWWRELQRIRRTKNRRRRAR; encoded by the coding sequence ATGGCGAGGATCCCGAATTACCCGCAGTCCCTTCTTGACGAGCATGCTGAATGGCACAGCAACATGAACATGAATGTCCGGCCCGGGGATGGCCTCGAATTTCTTCGTTTCCACCGAAATTTTCTGCGAAAATCGCTGCGGTGGTACAGCGCGCAAGGACTGGACGCAAGCAGCGTCGAACCTTGGTCCGCCGTTCCCGCCGAAATCAAAATGCATCCCGGATGGAATAGCAGCCTGCAAGAAGCCGAAAATCGTATTGCTACCAATTTATCGTCGTTCAGGTCGTCCGATGAGCTCGGCCGGTTTTTGCTGACGTCGTCGCTCCATGACGCTGTCCATGTTTTCGGGGCGGACGTGTATGGCGACCCGGATTTCGGGCAGGTTCCTTCGGCCCCGAGGAGCACGCTTTTCTACAATTGGCATCGGCTGATCGACCGTTGGTGGAGAGAGCTCCAGCGGATCCGGCGGACGAAGAACAGGAGGAGACGGGCTAGGTAA
- a CDS encoding ABC transporter ATP-binding protein gives MMMIDTEGLTKTYNGRGGCRGITLQVPQGCIFGLLGPNGAGKSTFVKMLAGLHRPDSGRASVLGQPLGRPEARRKLGYLPELFRFQEWLTPAEVLRFHGRLGGLSPQESRSPAFRSRVRDTLELVGLPDAADRRVGGFSKGMQQRLGLAVALLLDPELVILDEPASALDPVGRYEIRSLLKRLRARGVTVFLNTHLLEDVEELCDEAAFLYEGELLASGPLHRLLGGAGDGGGVAWRFRLGGWLPETLSELNGAVGGAFPSPLRLVEADASGNALLSARVTDREQAGYLCSLFIRSGLTLYESGPEPNSLEAWFLRMAQSRKGGVPQ, from the coding sequence ATGATGATGATCGACACCGAAGGGTTAACCAAAACCTACAACGGCCGCGGCGGCTGCCGCGGCATTACCCTGCAGGTGCCGCAGGGCTGCATCTTCGGCCTGCTGGGACCGAACGGAGCCGGCAAAAGCACCTTCGTCAAAATGCTCGCCGGCCTCCACCGCCCCGACTCCGGGCGGGCCTCCGTGCTCGGGCAGCCCTTGGGCCGGCCGGAGGCGCGGCGCAAGCTCGGGTATTTGCCCGAGCTGTTCCGTTTTCAAGAGTGGCTGACCCCGGCGGAGGTGCTCCGCTTCCATGGCCGGCTGGGAGGGCTGTCCCCGCAGGAGTCGCGCTCGCCCGCCTTCCGCAGCCGGGTCCGCGACACCTTGGAACTGGTCGGCCTGCCGGATGCAGCGGATCGCCGGGTCGGCGGCTTCTCCAAAGGGATGCAGCAGCGCCTCGGCCTCGCCGTCGCCCTGTTGCTGGATCCCGAGCTGGTGATCCTCGACGAACCCGCGTCGGCGCTGGATCCCGTGGGCCGCTACGAAATTCGCAGCCTGCTCAAGCGGCTGCGGGCCAGAGGCGTGACGGTGTTCCTCAATACCCACTTGTTGGAGGATGTGGAGGAGCTTTGCGATGAAGCCGCCTTCCTCTACGAAGGCGAGCTGCTGGCGTCGGGTCCGCTGCACAGGTTGCTCGGCGGCGCCGGCGACGGCGGCGGCGTTGCCTGGCGCTTTCGGCTCGGCGGCTGGCTTCCGGAGACGCTCTCGGAGCTGAACGGCGCCGTCGGAGGCGCCTTCCCCTCCCCGCTGCGCTTGGTCGAGGCCGATGCGAGCGGCAACGCCCTTCTGTCCGCCCGCGTAACCGACCGGGAACAAGCCGGCTACCTATGTTCTCTATTTATCCGGAGCGGCCTGACGCTGTACGAATCCGGCCCCGAGCCGAACAGCCTCGAGGCCTGGTTCCTCCGGATGGCCCAATCCCGCAAAGGGGGCGTCCCGCAATGA
- a CDS encoding AraC family transcriptional regulator, with protein sequence MEDTRGIPEGFAQQRLYLLPDYTAEALSRHPLTRGAYVSDIGVFPKARRHYRERREGSDAHIVIYCADGRGWVRSGGGPHMAVGPRQLVVLPPAAPHAYGADADDPWSIYWFHLKGDEAGALLAEFRLLDRTVQLPAADADRFLERFQDIYETLTEKSYSMAHHVYVSQALRFAIAAIGAIQGRTRREERTSAYLETAIAVMKDRLDGRLTLRELAEKTRLSPQHLNQLFKEETGFPPVEYYLRLKMRRASELLDVTTLGIKEIAAAVGIADPYYFSRLFKRTTGEAPSEYRKRPKG encoded by the coding sequence ATGGAGGACACGCGGGGCATACCGGAAGGGTTTGCGCAGCAGCGGCTTTATTTGCTGCCCGATTATACGGCGGAGGCGCTGTCGCGGCATCCGTTGACGCGAGGGGCGTACGTGTCCGACATCGGCGTCTTCCCGAAGGCGCGGCGCCATTACCGGGAGCGGCGGGAAGGCAGCGATGCGCACATCGTCATCTATTGCGCGGACGGCCGCGGCTGGGTGCGCAGCGGCGGCGGTCCGCACATGGCGGTCGGGCCGCGCCAGCTCGTCGTGCTCCCCCCGGCGGCGCCGCATGCGTACGGGGCGGACGCGGACGATCCGTGGAGCATCTACTGGTTCCACTTGAAGGGCGATGAAGCCGGCGCCCTGCTCGCGGAATTTCGGCTGCTGGACCGGACCGTCCAGCTGCCCGCCGCCGACGCCGACCGATTTCTGGAACGGTTTCAGGACATCTACGAAACGTTGACGGAGAAATCGTATTCGATGGCGCACCACGTGTACGTGTCCCAAGCGCTGCGGTTCGCGATCGCCGCGATCGGGGCCATACAGGGCCGCACGCGGCGCGAGGAGAGGACGAGCGCCTATTTGGAGACGGCGATCGCCGTCATGAAGGACCGGCTCGACGGCAGGCTGACGCTGCGGGAGCTGGCGGAGAAGACGCGGCTGTCGCCGCAGCATTTGAACCAACTGTTCAAGGAGGAAACCGGCTTCCCGCCGGTAGAATATTACTTACGGCTCAAAATGCGCCGCGCATCCGAGCTGCTCGACGTCACGACGCTCGGCATCAAAGAAATCGCCGCAGCCGTCGGCATCGCCGATCCGTACTACTTCTCCCGGCTGTTCAAGCGAACGACCGGCGAAGCGCCGAGCGAGTACCGAAAGCGGCCGAAGGGGTGA
- a CDS encoding GMC family oxidoreductase N-terminal domain-containing protein, which produces MGEPDVIVIGSGGGGAVIAKELGERGVNVLVLEAGPWYGNSKWPKPNELPGGRESSNEEDLDVALLKAQYTELEGDMNELITGKLRWGPADRARAPWFRNLTENGFVWQSAGVGGTTQVYLANSPRAFPGSIDGVWPISYKELIPYYEKVEATLPVEFSPTAAKEEMFYYGARKAGWRLIPTLDVAEPGYRPQPNAILPPNPNLMNRNVPLERLSWMTGCTLAGHCINGCPHGPETDKIAKRSTNVSYLPLALRTGCVAVRPNTYVVRVLTETHPTEGLRAIGVQVRDTWTGESDEIRASVVVMAAGAIESPRLWLNSDLPRNPWVGRGLTNHYMDFVAGMFEERDLRSILGEAEINPFVGHTSGARLDYPGLGTLMVTGVGPGLFSTMGFGFTQAGYSFTRNHAGSPWDSRGRIVGPELQHWMEHYRKTLSITILTDDEVLHRNGISVDPTKRDEHGPAPVVHYAPGPQAARRREALVRIAADLLRKAGAKKVHRTDWPASLMIHIESTMRMGFVVDHTCEAYQIKRLYIADNSVHYNSLGSANPTLTTQAVATRTAEKICEAYF; this is translated from the coding sequence ATGGGTGAACCGGATGTCATCGTGATCGGTTCCGGCGGCGGAGGAGCCGTGATCGCGAAGGAGCTCGGAGAGCGGGGGGTGAACGTGCTGGTATTGGAGGCGGGACCGTGGTACGGCAACAGCAAATGGCCGAAGCCGAACGAGCTCCCGGGCGGTCGCGAAAGTTCGAACGAGGAAGATTTGGATGTCGCCTTGCTGAAGGCGCAGTATACCGAGCTGGAAGGGGATATGAACGAGTTAATCACGGGCAAGCTCCGCTGGGGGCCCGCCGATCGGGCGCGAGCCCCATGGTTTCGAAACCTGACGGAGAACGGGTTCGTCTGGCAGTCGGCCGGAGTAGGCGGAACCACGCAGGTATATCTTGCGAACTCCCCGAGGGCGTTTCCCGGTTCGATCGACGGCGTATGGCCGATTTCCTACAAAGAATTGATTCCTTACTACGAGAAGGTCGAGGCGACGCTTCCGGTCGAGTTCTCTCCGACCGCCGCCAAGGAGGAAATGTTTTATTACGGCGCCCGCAAAGCCGGATGGCGGCTCATTCCGACGTTGGACGTCGCGGAGCCCGGTTATCGCCCCCAGCCTAACGCCATCCTGCCTCCCAATCCGAACCTGATGAATCGGAACGTCCCGTTGGAGCGCTTGTCATGGATGACCGGTTGTACCTTAGCCGGCCACTGTATCAACGGATGCCCGCACGGACCGGAGACGGACAAAATCGCGAAGCGCTCGACCAACGTCAGTTATCTCCCTTTGGCGCTGCGAACCGGTTGCGTCGCCGTCAGGCCGAATACGTACGTCGTACGGGTGTTGACGGAGACGCACCCGACGGAAGGGTTGCGTGCGATCGGCGTGCAGGTTCGGGACACTTGGACGGGCGAATCGGACGAGATCAGAGCAAGCGTAGTGGTGATGGCCGCCGGAGCGATTGAAAGCCCTCGTTTGTGGTTGAATTCGGATTTGCCGAGGAACCCGTGGGTCGGGAGAGGCTTAACGAACCATTATATGGATTTTGTCGCGGGAATGTTCGAGGAGCGCGATCTGCGCTCGATTTTGGGGGAGGCGGAGATCAATCCCTTCGTTGGCCATACGTCGGGAGCAAGGCTCGATTATCCTGGCCTCGGCACCTTGATGGTTACCGGGGTCGGGCCCGGACTGTTTTCGACGATGGGTTTCGGATTTACTCAGGCGGGTTATAGTTTTACCAGGAATCATGCCGGTTCGCCCTGGGACAGTCGAGGCCGCATCGTCGGGCCTGAGCTGCAGCACTGGATGGAGCATTACCGGAAGACATTGAGCATCACTATCCTTACGGACGACGAGGTTCTGCATCGCAACGGGATCTCCGTCGATCCGACGAAACGCGACGAGCACGGACCTGCCCCGGTCGTTCATTATGCGCCGGGACCGCAAGCCGCCCGCAGACGCGAAGCTTTGGTGCGGATCGCCGCGGATCTGCTCAGGAAAGCGGGGGCGAAGAAAGTGCATCGGACGGATTGGCCCGCCTCGCTGATGATTCATATCGAAAGTACGATGCGGATGGGGTTTGTCGTGGACCATACCTGCGAAGCTTATCAAATCAAGCGGCTATACATCGCCGATAATAGCGTCCATTATAATTCGTTGGGAAGCGCGAACCCGACGCTTACGACCCAAGCGGTCGCTACCCGCACGGCGGAAAAAATATGCGAAGCGTATTTTTAG
- a CDS encoding sigma-70 family RNA polymerase sigma factor → MAEEIPAQFQRLFREHYPGVAKKLYALTGDYAAAEDLAQEVFLRLYRNPPERLEAVGAWLHRVLTRIGYDYLRQRSSSKTLLEKETARVAAWSEGAVPSGEAEVIREWEKDVVRRVLQKLSDRDRTALLLREEGYSYEEIARRLEVNPKIVGTLLARAEERLKKKYGQEEERNHGGRSEADRRGSGF, encoded by the coding sequence ATGGCGGAAGAGATACCCGCGCAGTTCCAGCGCTTGTTCCGGGAGCATTACCCCGGGGTGGCGAAGAAGCTCTATGCATTGACCGGCGATTACGCGGCAGCGGAGGATTTGGCCCAAGAGGTATTCCTACGGCTGTACCGGAACCCTCCGGAACGGCTGGAGGCCGTCGGCGCGTGGCTGCACCGGGTGCTGACCCGGATCGGATACGATTATTTGAGACAGCGGTCGTCGAGCAAGACGTTACTGGAAAAGGAAACCGCCCGCGTGGCGGCTTGGTCGGAAGGCGCCGTCCCTTCGGGAGAGGCGGAGGTCATTCGCGAGTGGGAAAAAGACGTCGTCCGCCGGGTGCTGCAGAAGCTCTCGGACCGGGACCGGACCGCCCTTCTGCTTCGGGAGGAAGGGTACAGCTACGAAGAAATCGCCCGCCGGCTGGAGGTCAACCCGAAGATTGTCGGCACGCTGCTGGCCCGGGCGGAGGAACGCCTAAAGAAGAAATACGGGCAGGAGGAGGAGCGGAATCATGGCGGACGGAGCGAAGCGGACCGACGGGGATCCGGTTTTTGA
- a CDS encoding DJ-1/PfpI family protein: MSKKILILTGDAAEVLEVYYPYFRIQEEGYEPVIAAPSKKTLHTVAHDFVEGWETYTEKPAHLLPAHIAFADVEPSEYAGVVIPGGRAPEYIRSNEHLPRILRHFLEEDKPVGAICHAVQVFAALQDASYFEGRTMTAYNACRLDVERLGAQYAEGTLHVDGRLVTGHAWPDLPGFMREFLRLVKSPVTA; this comes from the coding sequence ATGTCGAAGAAAATTCTCATTCTGACCGGCGACGCGGCGGAAGTATTAGAGGTCTACTACCCCTACTTCCGGATTCAAGAGGAAGGGTACGAACCGGTCATCGCCGCGCCGTCCAAGAAAACGCTCCACACGGTCGCCCACGATTTCGTGGAAGGCTGGGAGACGTACACCGAGAAGCCTGCGCATCTGCTGCCAGCTCATATCGCGTTCGCGGACGTGGAGCCGTCGGAATACGCCGGCGTCGTCATTCCCGGCGGGCGCGCGCCGGAGTACATCCGCTCGAACGAGCATCTGCCCCGGATCCTTCGGCATTTCCTCGAGGAAGACAAGCCGGTCGGAGCCATCTGCCATGCGGTGCAGGTGTTCGCCGCGCTTCAGGATGCTTCCTATTTCGAAGGACGCACGATGACCGCATACAACGCATGCCGCCTCGATGTCGAACGGCTGGGCGCGCAATACGCGGAAGGAACGCTGCATGTCGACGGCCGACTCGTCACCGGCCATGCATGGCCCGATCTGCCAGGCTTTATGCGCGAGTTTCTGCGGCTTGTGAAGTCGCCGGTGACCGCTTAG
- a CDS encoding aminoglycoside adenylyltransferase domain-containing protein has translation MLGERLTGVYLRGSLALGDFDPETSDIDFLAATAVAITEKQFSLLQDLHARIADRPNPYAKELEGAYIDVQSLRRYRPNEKFPTIARGESLQWAEHGANWVLERWAVREHGISLWGPEPRTLIDPVSTEDIRRAVSVRLQDWSEWAEWASDMEHPAWLLPLSHKAYVVETMCRALYTLETGGLCSKRHAVDWACAMLPDPWRRLVRQSRAWSTNLAIPERSVISEVARFVRWAASMAD, from the coding sequence GTGCTGGGAGAGCGCCTGACGGGCGTTTATTTGCGCGGTTCGCTCGCTTTGGGGGATTTTGACCCTGAAACAAGCGACATCGATTTTTTGGCGGCGACGGCGGTTGCCATTACGGAGAAACAATTTTCTCTGCTGCAAGATCTGCATGCTCGAATCGCCGATCGCCCGAACCCGTACGCCAAAGAACTCGAGGGCGCCTACATCGACGTGCAATCGCTAAGACGTTATCGCCCGAACGAGAAGTTCCCTACGATTGCCCGGGGGGAGTCGTTGCAGTGGGCGGAGCACGGAGCGAACTGGGTGTTGGAGCGGTGGGCTGTTCGCGAGCACGGGATATCCCTTTGGGGACCGGAGCCCCGCACGTTGATCGATCCCGTTTCGACGGAGGACATTCGCCGGGCTGTATCCGTTCGTTTGCAGGATTGGTCGGAGTGGGCGGAGTGGGCGAGCGATATGGAACACCCGGCATGGCTTCTTCCCCTCAGCCACAAAGCCTACGTCGTCGAGACGATGTGCAGGGCCTTGTACACGCTCGAAACAGGCGGTTTGTGCAGCAAGCGGCATGCGGTCGATTGGGCGTGCGCGATGCTCCCGGATCCGTGGAGGCGCCTCGTTCGGCAATCAAGAGCTTGGTCAACGAACCTTGCGATTCCCGAACGGAGCGTCATCAGCGAAGTGGCGCGGTTTGTACGGTGGGCCGCGTCCATGGCCGATTGA
- a CDS encoding DUF5050 domain-containing protein: MKKLLSALLVSACLVGGASSAVAQDAPGKLPLDEAFDRLVIVPFDFHGKVFVSGEKTDILEPYDMVQKDGRVLVPIRLMGYLASEVDRGGGYWEVRWDQQRPNDVVLVNHGSGKTIRFTVNSRTMVVNGEPVAMDVAPQKVDGRIVLPLRSAAEALDKKIDWLDGLILLGDVSVDLQHPQTTAVKSPIKTQLTDARKPKDDATPLNPIARYGNATYYTKITYRDNGVTEELYRKPDGQKETKVQVPGTPAFSNAQVIGDELYYVTATNDGYELQALRFADRSSRKIVALEQWSPADGWLAGVMKLDNELYVNLHYGDLTMGAERLYKVEQGALKEVLGAKQIVDLTKDGEHIYFADFRFMGMAADNLYRLNAATGEKSLVGEEGFVYGIYRDVRDDGVSYGASGPLYVKDGYLYTLGFKEDDLRDRGAVYRIDPESGSQVELTSPAKQFWIVDDRIFYIDADTGHLKQVGLDGTGDRTLAARKVGSVQIFNGNLYYLTVTGGRFSHVGELYKYNIAGGQETKLSDKPASSFYAGTTGLYYVSRGYEPGLYKIDANGRNVALVNDDIAQAQMTDAGMMYTLVYKEGVFAAK, translated from the coding sequence ATGAAAAAGCTCTTATCGGCTCTCCTCGTAAGCGCCTGTCTCGTCGGCGGCGCTTCATCCGCCGTCGCGCAGGATGCGCCCGGCAAGCTTCCGCTGGACGAAGCGTTCGATCGTTTGGTGATCGTGCCGTTCGATTTTCACGGGAAGGTGTTCGTCAGCGGCGAGAAAACCGATATTCTCGAACCGTACGACATGGTGCAAAAGGACGGACGCGTGTTGGTCCCGATTCGGCTGATGGGGTACCTCGCGTCGGAAGTCGACCGCGGAGGCGGCTACTGGGAAGTGCGGTGGGATCAGCAGCGTCCGAACGACGTCGTGTTAGTGAATCACGGCTCGGGCAAGACGATCCGGTTTACGGTGAACAGCCGGACGATGGTCGTCAACGGCGAACCGGTCGCGATGGACGTAGCGCCGCAGAAGGTGGACGGCCGCATCGTCCTGCCGCTCAGAAGCGCAGCCGAGGCGCTGGACAAGAAGATCGATTGGCTCGACGGACTTATTTTGCTCGGCGACGTATCGGTGGATTTGCAGCACCCGCAAACGACGGCGGTCAAAAGCCCGATCAAGACGCAGCTGACCGACGCCCGGAAGCCGAAGGATGACGCGACGCCGCTCAACCCGATTGCGAGGTACGGGAACGCCACCTATTATACGAAAATCACCTATCGCGACAACGGCGTAACCGAGGAGTTGTACCGGAAACCGGACGGGCAGAAGGAAACCAAAGTTCAGGTGCCGGGAACGCCGGCATTCAGCAACGCCCAAGTCATTGGGGATGAGCTTTACTACGTAACGGCGACGAACGATGGCTATGAGCTTCAAGCGCTGCGCTTCGCGGATCGATCCTCCCGCAAGATCGTCGCGCTGGAGCAATGGAGCCCGGCGGACGGTTGGCTGGCCGGCGTGATGAAGCTCGATAACGAATTGTACGTCAACCTGCACTACGGCGATTTGACGATGGGCGCGGAGAGGCTGTACAAGGTGGAACAGGGCGCCCTGAAGGAAGTGTTAGGAGCCAAGCAGATCGTTGATTTAACGAAAGACGGAGAACATATCTATTTTGCCGATTTTCGATTTATGGGCATGGCGGCGGACAATTTGTACCGGTTGAATGCGGCAACAGGCGAAAAATCGCTCGTCGGCGAGGAAGGCTTCGTGTACGGCATTTACCGGGACGTCCGGGACGACGGCGTTAGCTACGGAGCCAGCGGGCCACTATACGTAAAAGACGGCTACTTGTACACGCTGGGATTCAAGGAAGACGACCTGCGGGATCGCGGCGCGGTGTACCGCATCGATCCCGAGAGCGGGTCGCAGGTCGAACTGACCTCGCCGGCGAAGCAGTTTTGGATCGTGGACGACCGCATCTTCTATATCGATGCCGATACGGGACATTTGAAGCAGGTCGGCTTGGACGGGACCGGCGATCGGACGCTGGCGGCGCGGAAGGTGGGTTCTGTCCAGATTTTTAACGGGAACCTCTACTATTTGACCGTCACGGGCGGAAGGTTCTCCCACGTCGGGGAACTCTACAAATACAATATCGCCGGCGGGCAAGAAACGAAGCTGAGCGACAAGCCGGCAAGTTCGTTTTATGCAGGAACCACCGGCTTATATTATGTGTCCAGAGGTTATGAGCCGGGGTTGTACAAGATCGATGCGAACGGCCGCAATGTCGCCCTGGTCAACGATGACATCGCCCAGGCGCAAATGACCGATGCGGGGATGATGTACACGTTGGTGTACAAGGAAGGAGTATTCGCTGCGAAATAA
- a CDS encoding DUF6254 family protein: MTRSKQTKINEVRSRKEAQNPHGPIKSLEELSNEYDREHSGQKSK; encoded by the coding sequence ATGACCAGATCCAAACAGACAAAAATCAATGAAGTGAGAAGCCGGAAAGAAGCCCAAAACCCGCATGGTCCCATTAAATCTCTTGAAGAGCTTTCGAACGAATACGACAGGGAGCACAGCGGACAAAAATCTAAGTAG
- a CDS encoding HelD family protein produces the protein MSYEEELAAEQDFLRRVRGHIERHIEASEGGIRPTDDFTELALNALRQKEVDQLRRSKARPFFAKVDFQEHDQPDRERAYIGRFGLYDRATMDPIVLDWRSPMANLYYEHRFRDVPVDVKLGKRLLFDVSRKRQFEMEREELTRFNDMTAETGTNRLLIERLEQRGEQKLRDIVETIQAEQNAVLRAKADQALIVQGAAGSGKTTIALHRLAFLAYSHRDRNAFDNFLIIAPNRLFIDYISDVLPDLGIEGVVQTTWEEALMKHIPLPRGYRFAEASAKTAYFLETGANGPERETALLASKLRGSMAMKKLLDRYIERRIESTVPDIDLALSKAHRMTADDVRRKFHVDFRHYPYMQRRKRLLQSLTQWKDDCLREATRVLESRVKQGKYAETAQRVAEVKAQYDRKLAEYVDKVRSVEIVSFYRGIMAKPSNIARLLEWNGLGNGESGTAERIAAVFEERKEKNKQELEWDDIAPLFYLAYRFYGLGKTRAFSHIIVDEAQDFSPFQMHALSFLSAGGSMTVLGDLAQSIYPYRGLTDWEALRDGVFPGAMSVERLKKSYRSTVEIMTAANEVLAHWDNPHVTPAEPVLRHGEPPRASACGSEEAGIAAVAERIAALRAAGHANIAVIDKTASLCRALHRRLVDYGVEDAHWIEGKADRYEGGVSVVPAYLSKGMEFDAVLLADPSERKYDPALPEDVKLLYVACTRALHALEAVHWSPLTPMLRRALAT, from the coding sequence ATGTCTTATGAGGAAGAGCTTGCGGCCGAGCAGGACTTTCTGCGGCGGGTGCGAGGACATATCGAACGGCACATCGAGGCGAGCGAGGGGGGCATCCGGCCGACGGACGACTTTACCGAGCTCGCCTTGAACGCGCTGCGCCAGAAAGAGGTGGACCAGCTGCGCCGCTCGAAAGCGAGGCCGTTCTTCGCGAAGGTCGATTTCCAGGAGCACGACCAGCCGGACCGGGAACGGGCGTACATCGGGCGGTTCGGCTTGTACGACCGCGCGACGATGGATCCGATCGTGCTCGATTGGCGGTCCCCGATGGCGAACTTGTACTACGAGCACCGGTTCCGCGACGTGCCCGTCGACGTCAAGCTCGGCAAGCGCCTCCTGTTCGACGTGTCGAGAAAGCGGCAGTTCGAGATGGAACGCGAAGAGCTGACGCGCTTCAACGACATGACGGCGGAAACCGGGACGAACCGGCTCCTGATCGAACGGCTCGAACAGCGCGGCGAACAAAAGCTGCGCGACATCGTCGAGACGATCCAAGCCGAGCAGAACGCCGTCCTCCGCGCTAAAGCGGACCAAGCGCTGATCGTGCAAGGGGCCGCCGGCAGCGGGAAGACGACGATCGCGCTGCACCGGCTCGCGTTCCTCGCCTATTCGCATCGGGACCGGAACGCGTTCGACAACTTCCTTATCATCGCCCCGAACCGGCTGTTCATCGACTACATTTCCGACGTGCTCCCAGATCTCGGCATCGAAGGCGTCGTGCAGACGACGTGGGAGGAAGCGCTCATGAAGCATATTCCGCTCCCGCGAGGGTACCGTTTCGCGGAGGCGTCCGCGAAGACGGCGTACTTCCTCGAGACGGGCGCGAACGGCCCCGAACGGGAGACGGCGCTGCTCGCCTCGAAGCTTCGCGGATCGATGGCGATGAAGAAGCTGCTCGACCGATACATCGAGCGCCGCATCGAGTCGACCGTTCCGGACATCGATCTTGCGCTCAGCAAGGCGCACCGAATGACGGCGGACGACGTCCGGCGGAAGTTCCACGTCGATTTCCGACATTATCCGTACATGCAGCGGCGCAAGCGGCTCCTCCAATCGCTGACGCAATGGAAAGACGATTGCCTGCGGGAGGCGACCCGCGTCCTCGAATCCCGGGTGAAGCAGGGGAAATATGCCGAGACGGCGCAGCGGGTCGCGGAGGTGAAGGCGCAGTACGATCGCAAGCTGGCCGAGTACGTCGATAAAGTCCGGAGCGTCGAAATCGTTTCGTTCTACCGGGGCATTATGGCGAAGCCGTCGAATATCGCCCGCCTGCTCGAATGGAACGGCCTCGGGAACGGCGAATCGGGGACGGCGGAGCGGATCGCGGCCGTCTTCGAAGAGCGCAAAGAGAAAAACAAACAAGAGTTGGAGTGGGACGACATCGCGCCGCTGTTTTATTTGGCGTACCGGTTTTACGGTCTCGGCAAAACGCGCGCGTTCAGCCACATCATCGTGGACGAAGCGCAAGATTTCTCGCCATTCCAGATGCACGCGCTTAGCTTCCTCTCCGCCGGCGGGTCGATGACGGTGCTCGGCGATTTGGCACAGTCGATTTACCCGTACCGGGGGCTCACGGATTGGGAGGCGCTGCGGGACGGCGTGTTCCCCGGCGCGATGTCCGTCGAGCGGCTCAAGAAAAGCTACCGCTCCACCGTCGAAATTATGACGGCGGCGAACGAGGTGCTCGCGCATTGGGACAATCCGCACGTGACGCCGGCGGAGCCGGTGCTGCGGCATGGCGAGCCGCCGAGAGCGTCGGCCTGCGGCAGCGAGGAGGCGGGCATCGCCGCGGTCGCGGAGCGGATCGCCGCGTTGCGGGCCGCAGGCCACGCCAACATCGCCGTCATCGACAAGACGGCGTCCCTCTGCCGCGCGCTGCACCGCCGCCTCGTCGATTATGGCGTCGAGGATGCCCATTGGATCGAAGGGAAGGCGGATCGGTACGAGGGCGGCGTCAGCGTCGTCCCGGCGTATTTGAGCAAAGGGATGGAATTCGACGCCGTGCTGCTCGCCGACCCGTCGGAGCGCAAATACGACCCGGCGCTGCCGGAGGATGTGAAGCTCCTCTACGTCGCCTGCACCAGGGCGCTGCACGCGCTCGAAGCGGTGCACTGGTCGCCGCTCACGCCGATGCTGCGGCGGGCGCTGGCGACGTAA